The sequence below is a genomic window from Lelliottia sp. JS-SCA-14.
TGAACCCAGCGTACAAACAGCTCGGCGTCCGGTTTATCGCCGGAGAACCCACCGACATCGTGCCCGACGTTAAACAGCCCGGAGAGGCTCATGCCCAGCCCCATGCGGGTGTTGTAGCGCAGGGTATCCCAGTTGGTGCGGTTATCGCCGCTCCAGGTCTGGACGTAGCGCTGCATCCCGGCGCAGCCGGAGCGGGAGATCAGGTACGGACGTTTGTCCGGGGCAAAACGCTGCTGAGCCTCCATCGAGGCGCGCATCATCAGCAGCGGCATCACCGGACGAATATGCTTGATCGCAATCTCCTGACCAAAACCGTGGCAGCGCGCTTCCCCGTCCCAGACTTCGAACTCGTTGTTGTCGTTCCAGGTGGAGTCGATCCCCATCTCCAGCAGTTGGGTGGTTACGCCTTCCTGCCACCACTGAATGGTCTGCGGATGGGTAAAGTCGAGGTGCGATCCTTCGTCATCCCAGAAGCTGGAACGTTCTGGCGCATCCGTTTCTGAATCACGGATAAATAAGCCACGTTCTGCCACTTCGTTATAGCGTGGATGATCCTGCAGCAGGCACGGCTTGATGTTCGCCGCCAGCTTCAGCCCCGCGTCGTGGAACGCCTGGCTCATCACCTTTGGCTGCGGCACTTTGTCGTAGTTCCAGTTGAAGACGTAACGCTTGCCGTTGATCGAGGTATACCCGGACGACAGCTGGAAGGAATCGCACGGAATCGCGTGCTCTTCGCACAGGCGGATAAAGTTCATCAGCTGGTTCTGCGCGTCCGGCGCGTCGGTGTAGTGCATGGTCGAGCCGCTGTAGCCGAGGCTCCATTTCGGACCGAACAGGGTTTTCCCGGTCAGACGAACAAAGGCTTTGGTCACGTCCAGCACGCGTTTGCCGGTGAAGATGTAGTAATCGATATCGCCCGCTTCCGCCTGCCAGCGGCGATACGCCGTGTGGTAGTTGTCGATTTCGTTGCCCAGATCCAGCCAGCAGCTGCTCAGGTTGTCGTAAAACAGACCGTAGCTGATGTCGTCGCGGCGGGTGATGGTGAACGGAATATGCTTGTACAGCGGGTCGGTGCTGACCGCGTTATAGCCCATCGCGTCGAGGTTACGCATCTCGTAGCGTTTGCCGTTGCGCTGAAAATCGCCCGCTTTCTCGCCCAGACCGTAAAAACGCTCGTCCTTACGACGGCTGAGATAGTGCGCCGCGCCGTCGCCGTGGGCGTTTAGCAGGTAGGCGCTGGTCGGGCGATCGTGCGCCAGCTCCAGCCACTCACCTGCCTCGTTGCGGTAGTGCCACTCCAGCCACAGAGGCTGATGGACGGTAACGCGCAGCTGCTCGGTGGCGATCGTCAGGACGTCGTCCTGCTGGGTCAGCGTCCATGTCGGGCAGGTGAATCCGCTCAGATCGTCGCGCTGACGACCTTCCCACGGCACATCCTTATCCGGCGCGATGCTCCAGGTTTTATCCAGCGACAGCTCGCCTTTGCGTTTGATCAGCACGCGGAACAGATTCTGTTCCAGCACATACAGGCACAGACGGTGCTGATTATCGACCAACAGTTCCAGATGGTTCGCGGACTGTTCAAGAAGGGTCCAGTTTTTCAGGGTTTTCATATGCAATACATCCACTATCAGGCGCGCTTGGCGCGACGTTCAGCAATAAATGCCACCAGGAAAACAGCGCCAATCAGGTCAAAGAAACCCATGGCAATGAAGAGCGGGTTGAAGCCGATTTTGTCGGCGGTCACACCAATTAACAGAGAGAACAGGAAGCTCGCGATCCACGCCGCCGAGCCGCGCATACCGTTGACGGTGGCCATCTGGCCTTTGTCGAACGACTCCACCACCAGGGCGCTTAACATGCAGGAGATGATCTGATGGCCGAAACCGCCGATGGAAATCAGCACGATGGTGATGTAGGGGTCACGGGTGATGGCAACCGCCGCCAGGGAGATCATCAGGAAGGCACCGGTGACGGAGCTCGCCACGACGGAGTTCACGCGAGTACAGCCGAACCAGCGGGTGTAGAGGCGGGTGAGGTAGCCACTGACCACGCTGCCCAGATCGGCGGCGAGGAACGGCAGCCAGGCGAACATCGCAATCTGTTTCAGATCCATGCCGTGCTCTTTCGCCAGATACAGCGGCACCCAGAAGCTCAGCACCGCCCAGGCCGGTTCCGCCATAAAGGCCGGAATAGCGATCCCGTAGAAGCGTTTGTTTTTGGAGACGGTTTTCAGCGCGGTCAGGAACGGCATTCTGACGGCTGGCGGTTCGTTATCCTGCTTAATAAACGCCAGCTCGTCCTTGCCCAGATTCGGGTGCTGCTCCGGGTTGTGGTAGAAGGCCCACCACAGGATCACCCACAGCAGCGCCAGCACGCCGGTAAACATAAACGCGCCCTGCCAGCCGAAGGAGGCGTGAGCGAAGTAGATGATTGGTGGAGCCAGCATCGCCCCAATCGAGAAGCCGACGCCTGCCCAACCGGCAGCCACCGGACGCTCAGATTTCGGGAACCACTCGCCGATGGTTTTGGCGTTCGCCGGTGTCGCGGCGGCTTCCGATGCCCCCATGAAGAAGCGCAGAACCGCCAGATGCAGCCAGCTGCTGGCTCCGGCGTGGAAAATACACATCAGCGCCCAGATCCCGGCGCAGACCATAAAGCCAATCTTCAGGCCAATCACGTCAATCAGCCAGCCGCACAGGGGCTGGAACAGGGTATAGGCAATCTGGAATGCACCGACGATCCAAGAGTACTGCTCGGTGGTGATCCCCATGCTCTCTTTCAGCTCGGGCGCGAGGATACCTAACGAGTTACGGGTGATGTAGTTAACGGTGACGCCCAGTAAAAACAGCACCAGCACGTACCAGCGCAGATTCTTGATGACGCGGCGGGCTTTGCTTGCCACGACAGGGGTATTAATGTCCTGACTCATTTTTC
It includes:
- a CDS encoding glycoside hydrolase family 31 protein, with translation MKTLKNWTLLEQSANHLELLVDNQHRLCLYVLEQNLFRVLIKRKGELSLDKTWSIAPDKDVPWEGRQRDDLSGFTCPTWTLTQQDDVLTIATEQLRVTVHQPLWLEWHYRNEAGEWLELAHDRPTSAYLLNAHGDGAAHYLSRRKDERFYGLGEKAGDFQRNGKRYEMRNLDAMGYNAVSTDPLYKHIPFTITRRDDISYGLFYDNLSSCWLDLGNEIDNYHTAYRRWQAEAGDIDYYIFTGKRVLDVTKAFVRLTGKTLFGPKWSLGYSGSTMHYTDAPDAQNQLMNFIRLCEEHAIPCDSFQLSSGYTSINGKRYVFNWNYDKVPQPKVMSQAFHDAGLKLAANIKPCLLQDHPRYNEVAERGLFIRDSETDAPERSSFWDDEGSHLDFTHPQTIQWWQEGVTTQLLEMGIDSTWNDNNEFEVWDGEARCHGFGQEIAIKHIRPVMPLLMMRASMEAQQRFAPDKRPYLISRSGCAGMQRYVQTWSGDNRTNWDTLRYNTRMGLGMSLSGLFNVGHDVGGFSGDKPDAELFVRWVQNGVMHPRFTIHSWNDDHTVNEPWMYPGVTPAIRGAIELRYRLLPYLYTLLWQAHADDEPMLRPTFLDHEHDAQTFEECDDFLLGRDVLVASVVEQGQRERRLWLPDNETGWYDFYTHEWFSGGQWIVRDAPLEKLPLLVRAGAGLPLSERITHVSAAKDDTRELQLFPVKGVGTTSGMLFEDDGESWGYQKGNALWLEWEMVCEGSTINLNVTTRGDYRPAWKALKVSLPVGEKRKLLVNGIEQSEWAL
- a CDS encoding MFS transporter, whose protein sequence is MSQDINTPVVASKARRVIKNLRWYVLVLFLLGVTVNYITRNSLGILAPELKESMGITTEQYSWIVGAFQIAYTLFQPLCGWLIDVIGLKIGFMVCAGIWALMCIFHAGASSWLHLAVLRFFMGASEAAATPANAKTIGEWFPKSERPVAAGWAGVGFSIGAMLAPPIIYFAHASFGWQGAFMFTGVLALLWVILWWAFYHNPEQHPNLGKDELAFIKQDNEPPAVRMPFLTALKTVSKNKRFYGIAIPAFMAEPAWAVLSFWVPLYLAKEHGMDLKQIAMFAWLPFLAADLGSVVSGYLTRLYTRWFGCTRVNSVVASSVTGAFLMISLAAVAITRDPYITIVLISIGGFGHQIISCMLSALVVESFDKGQMATVNGMRGSAAWIASFLFSLLIGVTADKIGFNPLFIAMGFFDLIGAVFLVAFIAERRAKRA